From one Staphylococcus kloosii genomic stretch:
- a CDS encoding DUF4040 family protein, which translates to MSLIYLFSILIIIMVLLAITFANDKMSRYAGHIAIIAPIISTIYFIWQLPQVLHGHFLNINIPWLSTIDINLAFRLDGLSIFFSIIISVIGLAVFFYATQYLSKQHDNLPRFYIYLILFMLSMLGIVTANNTIILYVFWELTSVSSFLLISYWYDNKDSQFGAIQSFVITVLGGLALLIAFIMIYTITGTNTITEIIAHSDQIAQSPLFLAIVVLMLIGAFTKSAQFPFHVWLPKAMAAPTPVSAYLHSATMVKAGIFLLFRFTLLLGLSQFYIYAVTFVGLITMIFGALNAVRQYDLKGILAYSTISQLGMIMSMVGLGGGIAGHTKGELTEIYAMILFAALFHLSNHALFKGALFMGVGIIDHETGTRDIRMLSGMRKVLPITHIVMLLSALSMAGMPLLNGFLSKEMFFDGLVNAHQLKGFSSVLTIIIVAIGVVASIFTMIYSMFMIKKVFWGKYEETHLPKKNIHEPVLFTLPSMIMMILLPIIFFVPNIVGEHLILPALRSITIGEKIDEIAPHISQWHGINLPLIFSILVIIVGLTAALKVDWTKIAGKYKLISLSNLYNDSYKQFESYSGYSIRNLMNNRLNQYINMTLLIFTLVVIYSIIQIGFPKVHQIHVSEFGPLEVITVIVVFVLGVALIFIRQRLTMVILNGIVGYCVTIFFILMKAPDLALTQLVVETITTILFIVSFSRLPNVPRGKVHKKRELFKIIVSLIMAATVVTLVFIVQQGKSISSISTYYHNAYKLTGGKNIVNSILGDFRAFDTLFEGVVLIIVGLGIYTLLNFRDRRGQDERE; encoded by the coding sequence ATGAGTCTGATATACCTATTTAGTATTCTAATCATTATTATGGTGCTGTTAGCTATTACATTTGCCAACGACAAGATGAGTCGTTATGCAGGACATATAGCTATCATTGCACCCATTATTTCAACAATTTACTTCATTTGGCAACTACCTCAAGTGCTTCACGGACATTTTCTTAATATCAACATACCTTGGCTGAGTACCATTGATATTAATTTAGCATTTCGTTTAGATGGTTTAAGCATTTTCTTTTCAATTATAATATCAGTAATAGGCTTAGCTGTATTTTTCTATGCTACACAATATCTTTCAAAGCAACATGATAATTTACCTCGTTTTTATATATACTTAATACTTTTTATGTTGAGTATGTTAGGTATTGTAACTGCCAATAATACAATCATTTTATATGTTTTTTGGGAATTAACGAGTGTATCTTCATTCTTACTTATTTCTTATTGGTACGACAACAAAGATAGCCAATTTGGCGCAATACAATCTTTTGTTATTACTGTACTTGGTGGTTTGGCATTATTAATTGCATTTATTATGATTTACACAATTACAGGGACTAACACAATTACAGAAATTATTGCGCATAGCGATCAAATAGCTCAAAGTCCATTATTCCTTGCTATTGTAGTACTTATGCTTATCGGTGCATTTACGAAGTCGGCTCAATTTCCATTTCATGTATGGTTACCTAAAGCTATGGCTGCACCAACACCAGTTAGTGCCTATCTTCACTCGGCGACAATGGTAAAAGCAGGTATCTTCTTATTATTTAGATTCACGCTCTTACTTGGTTTGAGTCAATTTTATATCTACGCCGTTACTTTTGTAGGATTAATAACAATGATCTTTGGTGCTTTAAATGCCGTTAGACAATATGATTTAAAAGGTATTTTAGCTTATTCGACAATTAGTCAGTTAGGTATGATTATGTCGATGGTAGGATTAGGTGGGGGAATAGCTGGTCATACTAAAGGTGAACTTACAGAAATTTATGCCATGATTTTATTCGCAGCTTTATTCCACTTATCAAACCATGCATTATTCAAGGGTGCCTTGTTTATGGGTGTAGGTATTATAGACCATGAAACAGGTACGCGAGATATAAGAATGTTATCTGGCATGCGTAAGGTATTACCTATAACACATATAGTGATGTTATTATCTGCACTATCAATGGCCGGCATGCCTTTATTAAATGGGTTTTTAAGTAAAGAGATGTTTTTTGATGGCTTAGTGAATGCGCATCAACTTAAAGGCTTTAGTAGCGTATTAACTATTATAATAGTTGCTATTGGCGTCGTTGCGAGTATTTTTACAATGATATATTCCATGTTTATGATTAAGAAAGTATTTTGGGGTAAGTATGAAGAAACGCATTTACCTAAGAAAAATATACATGAACCAGTCTTATTTACCTTGCCTTCTATGATAATGATGATTTTATTACCAATTATTTTCTTTGTGCCAAATATTGTAGGTGAGCATTTAATACTGCCAGCGTTACGAAGCATTACAATTGGTGAAAAGATTGATGAAATCGCGCCACATATTTCTCAATGGCATGGTATTAATTTACCGCTAATCTTTAGTATTTTAGTCATCATTGTTGGTTTAACTGCGGCATTGAAAGTTGATTGGACAAAAATAGCAGGTAAATACAAGTTAATATCACTATCAAATTTATACAATGATTCATATAAACAGTTTGAATCATATTCTGGTTATAGCATACGTAATTTAATGAATAACAGATTAAATCAATACATCAATATGACGTTATTAATTTTTACATTGGTTGTGATTTATTCAATTATTCAAATTGGTTTCCCTAAGGTACATCAAATACATGTCAGCGAATTTGGGCCATTAGAAGTTATTACGGTCATTGTAGTATTTGTACTTGGGGTGGCGTTGATTTTTATTCGTCAACGTTTAACGATGGTTATCCTAAACGGTATCGTAGGATACTGTGTAACGATATTCTTTATATTAATGAAAGCTCCAGACTTAGCTTTAACACAACTCGTAGTAGAGACGATTACGACAATATTATTTATCGTAAGTTTCTCACGCTTACCAAACGTACCACGTGGCAAGGTACATAAAAAACGTGAATTATTTAAAATTATCGTGTCGCTTATAATGGCTGCAACTGTTGTTACATTAGTATTCATTGTTCAACAAGGTAAGTCTATTAGTTCAATATCTACTTACTATCACAACGCATATAAGTTAACAGGTGGTAAAAACATTGTTAACTCAATATTAGGAGACTTTAGAGCCTTTGATACTTTATTTGAAGGTGTCGTACTTATAATAGTAGGTTTAGGTATTTATACATTACTTAACTTTAGAGATCGGAGGGGACAAGATGAAAGAGAATGA
- a CDS encoding tyrosine-type recombinase/integrase: MNQVDPIRDLVEIKEMYKVLQSKSQRDYLLFKFAIHTGVKLNELLNLTVADVIASNQLIKSFWVEEHATNINIMIPEDLQQDLKDFISTEHLVTSDLLFQSNRTHKGLSRQQAYRIIHAAAEELGMVHIGLTTLRKTFAYHAYQSGISISIIQKYLGHQTTYETMKFIGISRNASKTTIALNL; the protein is encoded by the coding sequence ATGAATCAAGTTGATCCAATACGAGATTTGGTAGAAATTAAGGAGATGTACAAAGTATTACAATCAAAGTCTCAAAGAGATTATTTATTGTTTAAATTTGCTATACATACTGGTGTGAAATTGAACGAATTATTAAATTTAACAGTTGCAGATGTTATTGCATCAAATCAATTGATTAAATCATTTTGGGTAGAAGAACATGCCACAAATATAAATATTATGATTCCAGAGGATTTACAGCAGGATTTAAAAGACTTTATTTCTACAGAACATTTAGTGACAAGCGATTTACTGTTTCAATCAAATCGTACGCATAAAGGTTTATCGAGACAACAAGCATACCGTATTATTCATGCTGCAGCGGAAGAACTTGGAATGGTACATATTGGTTTGACTACATTGAGAAAAACATTCGCTTATCATGCTTATCAATCGGGTATTTCAATATCGATAATTCAAAAATATTTAGGGCATCAGACAACATATGAAACCATGAAATTTATAGGCATTTCTAGAAATGCGAGCAAGACAACAATAGCTTTAAATTTATAA
- the sroA gene encoding sigS mRNA-stabilizing protein SroA → MNEVSQLTVVLSRIVLNEAGKATRVSRRFANLNPQATNDQLRQFKAIIEQLINETFDTFEVVKTIHLQ, encoded by the coding sequence ATGAATGAAGTTAGTCAATTAACTGTCGTACTGTCACGCATCGTACTTAATGAAGCTGGTAAAGCTACAAGAGTTTCGCGTCGTTTTGCCAATTTAAATCCACAGGCCACTAATGACCAATTAAGACAATTCAAAGCTATTATCGAACAACTAATTAATGAAACTTTCGATACATTTGAAGTAGTCAAAACAATACATTTACAATAA
- a CDS encoding DUF2922 domain-containing protein, translating into MTQTLELTFTNDLKKPLKLQLSKIEHDVDATKVRNSMAALIDLDILRISKSKPTQVQSAHLIDKTIRTLFDVSTTPN; encoded by the coding sequence ATGACTCAAACATTAGAACTGACATTTACGAATGATTTGAAAAAACCGTTAAAATTGCAATTATCTAAAATTGAACATGACGTTGACGCAACGAAAGTCAGAAATAGTATGGCCGCTTTAATTGATTTAGATATATTAAGAATTTCTAAAAGCAAGCCTACTCAAGTTCAATCCGCTCATTTAATAGATAAAACAATTAGAACGTTATTTGATGTATCTACAACACCAAATTAA
- a CDS encoding DMT family transporter, translated as MFLLFIMGIVAGMVVPFQTSINSRLSLYTKSSFYASTISFATGTVFLILINAIINPQAFTPHFYSGQSLSYVWFVGGALGVIFLTGNLLLLPRLGASLTVVMTIAGQIIMGVTIDTFGWFGAPHDPFTIFKVIGIIILFIGILLMNYTRKAANKNKTANHFYLWLIIGFVFGFAPPIQTAINSALGQQIHSSVMAALVSFTIGTILLFILTLIFNRSLNMTSHNEVQGKIKPWYFIGGILGVIFVTSNIILMPHLGAAVTTIVAMLGQMLMGVIIDHFGLLGTTVNKITLRKVAGVIAIMIGIILLRFF; from the coding sequence ATGTTTCTTTTATTTATTATGGGTATCGTTGCTGGTATGGTTGTACCCTTTCAAACATCAATCAACTCTAGGCTTAGTTTATACACCAAGTCATCATTTTATGCTTCCACTATCTCTTTTGCTACTGGCACGGTATTTTTAATACTCATTAATGCCATTATTAACCCACAGGCATTTACGCCACATTTTTATAGTGGTCAGTCATTAAGCTATGTATGGTTTGTTGGTGGTGCATTAGGTGTCATCTTTTTAACAGGAAATTTATTACTATTACCTAGACTAGGTGCTTCTTTAACCGTCGTAATGACAATTGCCGGACAAATTATTATGGGCGTGACAATCGATACTTTTGGTTGGTTCGGCGCACCACATGACCCTTTTACAATTTTTAAAGTTATAGGTATTATTATTTTATTTATCGGTATTTTACTTATGAATTATACACGCAAAGCGGCTAATAAAAATAAAACAGCCAACCACTTTTACTTATGGCTTATTATTGGCTTTGTCTTTGGATTTGCACCACCTATTCAAACAGCAATTAATAGTGCTTTAGGTCAACAAATCCATTCCTCAGTCATGGCTGCACTCGTTTCATTTACAATAGGAACAATCTTGCTATTTATTTTGACGCTTATATTCAATAGATCACTTAATATGACGAGCCACAACGAAGTTCAAGGTAAAATTAAGCCGTGGTATTTTATCGGAGGTATCCTCGGCGTAATTTTTGTAACGAGTAATATTATTTTAATGCCTCATTTAGGTGCAGCAGTCACTACCATTGTTGCCATGCTAGGTCAAATGTTGATGGGTGTAATTATCGATCACTTTGGATTATTAGGAACTACCGTGAACAAAATAACACTACGTAAAGTTGCGGGCGTTATAGCTATTATGATTGGAATTATTTTACTACGTTTTTTCTAA
- a CDS encoding efflux RND transporter periplasmic adaptor subunit, translating to MKTSHQPEIKTIKVQYEPSKKINARYESQSLYHFYLEPKHGYINNWLVKNGTQVHKNQPLFEYYNPTVEKAIALKQQLLATLNHDSEHTQDNAQLVTLQNDIATLQQNLRTKINAPFDGILTINNSNPSTPQSYFATLYQPKYHISAKVPEAYISTLKLGTTLKIHSPHNDQINNEKIIHISPIPSNYDTNDKQSQYELRLTASAKPLLGQHCELEIPSTSIAIPQSALLNNKYVFIKKSNKFVKRVIKFNKSGNNNRITVKSGLSQGDIIAENANSLNTLN from the coding sequence GTGAAAACTTCACATCAACCTGAGATTAAAACGATAAAGGTTCAATACGAACCATCTAAAAAGATTAATGCTAGATATGAATCACAATCGCTATATCATTTTTACCTAGAACCTAAACATGGATATATAAACAACTGGTTAGTAAAAAATGGGACGCAGGTACATAAAAATCAACCACTTTTTGAATATTACAATCCAACTGTTGAAAAAGCTATTGCACTTAAACAACAACTTCTCGCAACATTAAACCACGATTCAGAACATACGCAGGACAACGCTCAGCTCGTTACTTTACAAAATGACATTGCAACACTCCAGCAAAATTTAAGAACTAAAATCAACGCTCCTTTCGATGGTATATTAACTATCAATAACAGCAACCCTTCAACTCCACAATCGTATTTCGCTACACTTTATCAACCGAAATATCATATTTCTGCTAAAGTACCAGAAGCATACATATCCACTCTAAAATTAGGTACTACGCTCAAAATTCACTCCCCACATAACGACCAAATCAACAATGAAAAGATAATTCATATCTCCCCTATACCTAGCAATTATGATACTAATGATAAACAATCACAATATGAATTACGGTTAACAGCTTCTGCAAAACCACTGCTCGGACAACATTGCGAACTTGAAATACCATCCACATCAATTGCTATACCTCAATCTGCATTATTAAATAATAAATATGTTTTTATAAAAAAATCAAATAAATTTGTAAAAAGAGTAATTAAATTTAATAAATCGGGTAATAATAATCGTATCACTGTTAAATCAGGTTTATCACAAGGAGATATAATTGCGGAAAATGCAAATTCACTAAATACCTTGAATTAA
- the sarA gene encoding global transcriptional regulator SarA, which produces MAISKINDCFELLAMVTYADKLKGIIKKEFSVSFEEFAVLTYISEHESEEYYLKDIINHLNYKQPQVVKAVKNLSQEDYFDKKRNEHDERTVLILVNKKQRNKINELLGRVNDRIKQANDSKEV; this is translated from the coding sequence ATGGCGATTTCAAAAATAAATGATTGTTTCGAATTATTAGCTATGGTAACTTACGCAGACAAATTAAAAGGCATTATTAAAAAGGAATTTTCTGTAAGTTTCGAGGAATTTGCAGTGCTAACTTATATAAGTGAACACGAAAGTGAAGAATATTACTTAAAAGACATCATTAACCACTTAAACTACAAACAACCACAAGTAGTTAAAGCAGTAAAAAATTTATCGCAAGAAGATTACTTCGATAAAAAACGTAATGAACATGATGAAAGAACTGTGTTGATTTTAGTAAATAAAAAACAACGTAATAAAATCAATGAATTATTAGGGCGCGTTAATGATAGAATCAAACAAGCGAATGATAGTAAAGAAGTTTAA
- a CDS encoding alpha/beta fold hydrolase: MNKISIDNDNEIAYTREGQGVPVILIHALDGNMAAFINLKDELKEHYEVITYDVRGHGYSSKPVAYDLTDHINDLAVLLERLDIAHVHIIGHEMGSVIAKTFAECYEEKVLSLTLISFDFTNGTHGINKLMFEHQDEIVGFDKAEALIILFPYIYKSKESARKWLQEQRVYARQKDECSAIANRALMSFPTHHDDGNIKRGNVPILIINGKCDPLVNHNNVKAILATHTDINLNIFNESGHAPHIEEPMHFKNAFNIFINATKLNHS, encoded by the coding sequence ATGAATAAAATTTCGATTGATAACGACAACGAGATTGCATACACAAGAGAGGGTCAAGGTGTTCCCGTTATTTTAATTCATGCTTTAGATGGTAATATGGCTGCTTTTATAAATCTAAAAGACGAACTAAAAGAACATTATGAGGTAATCACATATGATGTGAGAGGGCATGGTTATTCATCAAAACCTGTTGCTTATGATTTAACGGATCATATTAATGATTTAGCTGTACTTCTCGAAAGATTAGATATTGCACATGTTCATATTATTGGGCATGAAATGGGGAGTGTTATAGCAAAAACATTTGCTGAATGCTACGAAGAGAAAGTATTGTCTTTAACATTAATTTCATTTGATTTCACTAATGGTACGCATGGTATCAATAAATTAATGTTTGAACATCAAGATGAAATTGTCGGTTTTGATAAAGCAGAGGCTTTGATTATATTGTTTCCTTATATTTATAAATCGAAAGAAAGTGCACGAAAATGGTTACAAGAACAGAGAGTATATGCCAGACAAAAAGATGAATGTAGCGCTATTGCTAATAGAGCATTAATGTCGTTTCCGACGCATCATGATGATGGAAATATTAAAAGAGGAAATGTACCTATATTAATTATTAACGGGAAGTGCGATCCTTTAGTTAATCACAACAATGTGAAAGCTATTTTAGCAACACATACAGATATTAATTTAAATATATTTAATGAGTCAGGACATGCACCTCATATAGAAGAACCGATGCATTTTAAAAACGCATTTAATATATTTATAAATGCGACAAAATTGAATCATAGTTAA
- a CDS encoding SA0570 family protein has translation MKKLLSAVLVAGITLSGVSATSADAATGNSIHNVKQLQQGDKSLEGAKIGASIQTVLKTNKKPLYSYRPDHKEHYYEFKEPKGTLVVTADGKKDQGKITRVSMSYNEPSGPSFNAVKREVSTNATTREHFNNVTGNIGYIQDNNLSYQFTSSSPKDKNIKLYRIDLQ, from the coding sequence ATGAAAAAGTTATTGTCAGCGGTATTAGTAGCAGGTATTACATTGTCAGGTGTGAGTGCAACAAGTGCAGATGCTGCCACAGGTAACTCAATTCATAATGTGAAGCAGTTACAACAAGGTGATAAGTCATTAGAAGGTGCGAAAATTGGTGCTTCAATTCAAACGGTTTTAAAAACGAATAAAAAACCACTATATTCTTATAGACCCGATCATAAAGAGCATTACTATGAATTTAAAGAACCAAAAGGAACTTTAGTCGTTACTGCCGACGGTAAAAAAGATCAAGGTAAAATTACTAGAGTATCAATGTCATATAATGAACCTTCTGGCCCTTCATTTAATGCAGTAAAAAGAGAAGTAAGCACAAATGCCACTACACGTGAACATTTTAATAATGTGACTGGGAACATAGGTTATATACAAGATAATAATTTATCTTATCAATTTACTTCTTCATCACCAAAAGATAAAAACATAAAATTATATCGTATAGACTTACAATAA
- a CDS encoding alpha/beta fold hydrolase, with protein MNLFTTNDGTILNYKTVGEGYAIVLIHTAFDNYTVFHNIEDDLATHNQVVLIDLRGHGYSDKPNNIQFTDYANDVKELLDYLYIDKCAVIGHEMGASVAAEFSATNPNYVSSLTMINPTMIEDSTPEERIYRRYSEKIRTWDEEKQHKFLAAKMYYDKKKVNKFLKHVENTNGIATSNEMDSIKASFKCNNIREYLGKVTTPTQIIAGQHGERTTIVEAKEVADYIKDSEFEVFQSSGLYPFVEQKADFLNSVNSFIKRFK; from the coding sequence ATGAATTTATTTACTACAAATGACGGTACAATATTAAATTATAAAACAGTAGGTGAAGGATATGCGATTGTATTAATCCACACTGCTTTTGATAATTATACTGTATTTCATAACATCGAGGATGATTTAGCCACACATAATCAAGTCGTGTTAATTGATCTACGTGGTCATGGGTATTCTGATAAACCTAATAATATTCAATTTACAGATTATGCTAATGATGTAAAAGAATTGTTGGATTACCTTTACATAGATAAATGTGCTGTTATTGGACATGAGATGGGTGCCTCAGTTGCTGCAGAATTTAGTGCCACAAATCCAAATTATGTGTCGTCGTTAACAATGATTAATCCTACGATGATTGAAGATTCCACTCCGGAAGAACGTATCTATAGAAGATATTCTGAAAAAATTCGCACTTGGGATGAGGAGAAGCAGCATAAATTCCTTGCAGCTAAAATGTATTACGACAAAAAGAAAGTTAATAAGTTTTTAAAACATGTTGAAAATACAAATGGTATAGCAACGAGTAATGAAATGGACTCTATTAAAGCTTCATTCAAATGTAATAATATTAGAGAATATCTTGGTAAAGTTACGACACCTACACAAATTATTGCAGGTCAACATGGAGAAAGAACAACGATAGTTGAAGCTAAAGAAGTCGCTGATTATATTAAAGATAGTGAGTTTGAAGTGTTTCAATCGTCTGGACTATATCCGTTTGTTGAACAAAAAGCTGATTTTTTAAATTCAGTAAATAGTTTCATTAAACGTTTTAAATAA
- a CDS encoding HAD family hydrolase produces MDLSNIKAVVFDLEGTLLDRKKSRDKFIEEQYERFHDYLVSIQLADFKNKFIELDDDEDHDKPELYKAIIKDFHVDRLTWKDLFHDFEMHFYRYVFPYYDTLYTLEKLTKRDYLTGVIANGKSKIKQYRLHALGIEHVINYMSTSQTVGYRKPHPKIFENILEKLDTKPEETMYVGDDPLNDVAPARAMGMVSVWFKEEDAEIEPLPEEVDFTISTLEELLTILPLEQKGN; encoded by the coding sequence ATGGATTTATCAAATATTAAAGCCGTCGTATTTGATTTAGAAGGTACTTTACTAGATAGAAAGAAATCGAGAGACAAGTTTATTGAAGAACAATATGAACGTTTCCATGACTATTTAGTTAGTATCCAACTGGCAGATTTTAAAAATAAATTTATTGAACTTGATGATGATGAAGATCACGACAAGCCGGAATTGTATAAAGCGATAATTAAAGATTTTCATGTTGATAGATTAACTTGGAAAGATTTATTTCATGATTTTGAAATGCATTTCTATCGTTATGTATTTCCTTATTATGATACGTTATATACGCTTGAAAAATTAACTAAAAGAGATTATCTTACAGGCGTTATCGCTAACGGTAAATCCAAAATTAAACAGTATCGTTTACATGCGTTAGGCATAGAACATGTCATTAATTATATGTCTACTTCTCAAACAGTAGGGTATAGAAAGCCCCATCCTAAAATTTTTGAAAATATCTTAGAAAAATTAGATACTAAACCAGAAGAAACAATGTATGTCGGTGACGATCCATTAAATGATGTTGCGCCAGCTCGAGCGATGGGTATGGTTAGTGTATGGTTTAAAGAAGAGGATGCAGAAATTGAACCTTTACCCGAAGAAGTAGATTTTACGATATCAACTTTAGAAGAATTATTGACTATTTTACCATTAGAACAGAAGGGAAATTAA
- a CDS encoding FecCD family ABC transporter permease, whose translation MQHYKTLYLWLIILIITFILSIVWGLWGLNHAMAQTILLEVRIPRVVEALLAGIGLTLAGQMFQTLLNNPLADSFTLGLASGATFGSGLAVILGLGFLFIPLLSMIFSLITLILVILITSIMSRGYPTRSLILAGIMIGALFNALLYVLIIFNERKMNNIVNYMFGGFSSAEYNEIYYIGLVLILCIIILYSLMPRIKLLQLGEMHAQSLGIKSRNLTYTVLFISSILTATIVSFVGVIGFIGMVIPQLIRRYYVGYSLGIQMTLNIIIGGTVMVIADWFGGIILQTYQIPASIVLALIGIPVLFYLMVTQPKTVD comes from the coding sequence ATGCAACATTATAAGACGTTATATTTGTGGTTAATCATATTAATAATTACTTTCATTTTAAGTATTGTATGGGGATTATGGGGTCTTAATCATGCAATGGCGCAAACAATATTGCTAGAAGTGAGAATACCTAGGGTGGTTGAAGCATTGTTGGCTGGTATTGGATTGACGCTTGCTGGGCAAATGTTTCAAACGTTATTAAATAACCCATTGGCAGATAGTTTTACGTTAGGATTAGCTAGTGGTGCTACGTTTGGTTCTGGCTTAGCCGTAATTTTAGGACTAGGCTTCTTGTTCATTCCATTATTATCAATGATATTCAGTTTGATAACATTAATATTAGTCATTTTAATTACGTCAATTATGTCGCGAGGGTATCCTACAAGATCGCTTATTTTAGCGGGTATTATGATAGGTGCATTGTTTAATGCGCTACTCTATGTGTTAATCATTTTTAATGAGCGCAAAATGAATAATATTGTAAATTATATGTTTGGTGGATTTTCTTCAGCAGAATATAATGAAATATATTATATAGGGCTTGTGTTGATTCTATGCATTATAATATTATATAGTTTAATGCCGCGTATAAAATTACTGCAATTAGGTGAGATGCATGCGCAATCTCTAGGAATTAAATCTAGAAATTTAACTTATACTGTACTATTTATCTCTTCGATACTGACAGCAACAATTGTTTCATTTGTTGGGGTTATCGGATTTATTGGTATGGTTATACCCCAATTGATTCGCAGATATTACGTAGGTTACTCACTAGGTATACAAATGACGTTGAACATTATTATAGGTGGAACCGTAATGGTAATAGCTGATTGGTTTGGTGGTATTATTTTACAAACGTATCAAATACCAGCAAGTATTGTTCTAGCATTAATTGGAATTCCAGTACTATTTTACTTGATGGTAACACAACCCAAAACAGTAGATTAG
- a CDS encoding ABC transporter substrate-binding protein: protein MEKTRSLLFLIVAAVLLLSACSGGSNDKQSDKSNKSYDRIISLMPSNTEILYKLGLVKKIVGVSTVDDYPKDVKNKKKFNAMKLNKEALLKAKPDLILAHESQKSTDGKVLKSLKKSGVKVVYIKDAQSLKETYASFEQVGKVVHKEKQAHKLVKETRHNVDKVIKSVPKDKPKKKVFMEVSSEPEIYTAGKNTFFNDMLTKLHAKNDFASVEGWKKVSKESIIKKNPDVMISTMGMSEADYKKMVKQRGGFEKTNAVKNNEIKAVNGDQISRPGPRIDDGLKSLRDALYK, encoded by the coding sequence GTGGAAAAAACAAGAAGTTTATTATTTTTAATAGTTGCAGCTGTATTGTTACTGAGCGCATGTAGTGGCGGGAGTAATGATAAACAAAGTGATAAATCAAACAAATCATACGATAGAATTATTTCATTAATGCCAAGTAATACTGAAATTTTATACAAACTCGGGTTAGTTAAAAAAATTGTTGGTGTGTCGACGGTAGACGATTATCCTAAAGACGTCAAAAATAAAAAGAAATTTAACGCTATGAAATTAAACAAAGAAGCTTTACTTAAAGCGAAACCAGATTTAATTTTAGCGCATGAAAGTCAAAAATCTACTGACGGCAAAGTACTTAAGTCATTGAAAAAAAGTGGTGTGAAAGTCGTTTATATTAAAGACGCACAATCTTTAAAAGAAACTTATGCGTCGTTTGAACAAGTAGGTAAAGTCGTACATAAAGAAAAACAAGCACATAAATTAGTTAAAGAAACACGTCACAATGTTGATAAAGTTATAAAATCAGTACCTAAAGATAAACCTAAGAAAAAAGTGTTTATGGAAGTTTCTTCCGAACCTGAAATTTATACTGCAGGTAAAAATACGTTCTTTAATGATATGTTAACGAAATTACACGCAAAAAATGACTTTGCATCTGTAGAAGGATGGAAAAAAGTAAGCAAGGAAAGTATTATTAAAAAGAACCCTGATGTGATGATTTCGACAATGGGTATGAGCGAAGCAGATTATAAAAAAATGGTAAAACAACGTGGTGGTTTTGAAAAAACAAATGCAGTTAAAAATAACGAAATTAAAGCTGTGAATGGTGACCAAATATCACGTCCAGGACCTCGTATTGATGATGGTTTAAAATCTTTACGTGATGCACTATATAAATAA